A stretch of DNA from Takifugu rubripes chromosome 15, fTakRub1.2, whole genome shotgun sequence:
TCCTGGAGGAAAGTTAGTCATTCATCAGCCCTTTGCCCACTAATCTCCCCCTAAACAGTGGAACTGACAGCACAGTCTGGTTGTGGGGGGGCAGTGCACACGGTATGAAGCAAGTCCCAGACTGCCCTCATTTCAGCCAAGTGGACCAAagcaacaaacagcagcacgATAATAGTTGTAGACATCCTGGAGTACTGTATGGACTCTGATCTGATTATGGCTGTGTTACATACAACAGTAGGATGTGGGCCTGCAGCGCCGCCCCGCTTCTGCTCGTTCTACTGGCTTGCACTGTACCAGCGCTCACGTGTACGACCACGACCTCAGAGCCGCCGAGCTCGTGAAGATTTAGTGATGCCGATTTTTGATGGGTCAGAAGGTGCAACTGATAATTAAAAGCATCTCAAATGTGAGATGGAGCACTAACGCTGAGGCAGATTACGACCCCACCTTTGGTCCTCCAGCCTCCGTTACGGCAAAAGCAGAGGCAGACTCGGCTCATTTGCAAAACAAAACGgggcttttccctgcagccttGCTGTCCCCAAGCAGTAATCCAGTGTTTTACTCCTTTCAGCTAAAGCCACTGATGTTCATGCAGCTGAATAAAGCCTGAGAAAAGTCTACCAACAGCCATTTTAGATGATCATTTTCACAGCGTCCACATTGCGCTTTCTGGCAGCCGACAAAAATAGCGTAATCATAACAACAATCATAAGTTCAGTTTAGTGATAAAATGGTCATAAATCTAGAGGGTGGGATTGTTTGAaaacggtgctgctgctgtgatatTTGTCCACAAAGTGCAATGCAGACCATCTGCAGGTAGAAAGCAGTAAGGCAGTCGTGGTCTCTGCGTGTTAAATGGCTCCTTTACCTACTTCACCACCTGTATAGAAGGAGGAGCTGGTCGGGTGAACGACAGCGTCGCTCTCCACGATGGAAATGTCGGCTTGGACAACTTGCAACTACGGAACACAACAACGACAAACGACAGGCAGACAACACGGTGGTGAAACTGTGAGTGATCAGGATAAACGGGGTGGGGGACAAAAATGAGCAGGACATTaaaagggtggaggaggagaagagagagaagtcAGCGCACCCAGTTCTGGCTGAGGAAAGTGTGGGGTCATGCAGGACTGCCAGATTTACAGAGAAACACCTGAAGGTTTGGGGCGTTCGCTAGCGACATGCACCAGTGCTGGGAAAGGTTCCACCAGGTTTATGAGTGGTCCATTACTGGTTTGTTTGATCCTCGTTATTTTATGATCAGTCTCCAGGACACCGACCTCACAGTCAGGCTGCAGAGACCAAGGTGCACTTCTGCTTCTGCGACCTGGTACTGCACGGAATTCACTAGCGTGTGTGTCACATGCAAGTCTGGCTTAGATGCAGGGAACAAATTCCATGTATGCATGTATATGTGGCTTCTTCAATGACCCATAATAGCTACAGTGATCGAGCAGCCATTTGAAAGGGGGGTGGCctggaggagaacctccagaGAGTCATCTACAAGGTGAGAGGGGGGGCTTTGATAAAAATCCCTTAATGTATCCACAGATATAAACTCTGGCCCCCCGGCCTTGAGTCAATATCAAATAACCAAGAGGTGATCAAAATCTAGCATGACTTTTATTTAGCGTCAAAATGTAGCATCTGTTTCTGGAGGAGACGTCGAGCTGTTTAGACACTGAGGGATTTTTGATCTCCCCACTGTATTCaaactgatggggggggggggctcacctaGATCATCTTTAAGCTCGAGCTCAGCAGTGGTGGGGTTGATGACCCCCTCCACATCAAAGCCAGCCAAGTTACTGACCTCGCTGTGGATGAGGTTGAGCtgcagaggaagggggggtggaagggggAGGCATgccgaggaggggggaggaagcaaAGCCATTAAGATTAGAATCACAGCACAAAATTAAAGGATACCTTGACTTTTTTATGTATATTTAGACGTAGTTGCGTCCTTTGCGTGAGGCAACAGCAGCGTGAAGTAGCACtaaattagcttagcttaaacATTCATATCCTTAAATGATCATAAACTAAGTGGACGGGCAGCTGAAAGCACTTCAACACCAACAGCTCATCCATCATGTAGATGATCaggaaaaatatgcaaaaatgcTGAATGAGTCCAGATTTCATACTATTTAAATGAACACAGGCAAAATTGTTGAGTATTTTCTCACAAAAGCTGCCAAAACTGTGTCAGGGGTGCATGAGGGATTACCccgctttcaaaataaagcacttAATATTTATATTCATCCCTGTGTTGTTCAATAGTCAAAATGTCAAGATATCCTTGTTAGAATGTTTCAGCGTATTGATCACATCCTGTTAGTTTCATCACTCATCCATAACGTCAACACATTCTACCCGCCAGGATTTAAGGTTCAATAATTAATCAAATTATCACCAAAGTAAAGCAGATAGAGCGAAAGCAGagacaacagtgtgtgtgtgtgtgtgtgtgtgtgtgtgtgtgtgtgagagagagagaaacagagacgAGGATAAACATTTGAGAAACACAGTTATGATCATTCCCTGTTATGATTCATCGTTGTAATAGGTTAGAGATCAACTGCACATATTTGATTCATTATCCGTGTCATCAGTTATTCTGGTGGAATTTTGCATTTCCTTGGCGTTAAAATAACAGTAGAAAGTCCATCGAAGGTACAATTTCTTGGGTAATATTTTTTAGAACTGGGTTGCTTTGATCTCATAAAGTATAAAAGAGTGTTCAACACAGAGCGTCTAAATCAGCCCCATTTGGATCCAGACGAGGAAACGGCGACACCTCTGACATCATTGTCGAGTCCGTTACATTTAAACCATCTTCTGCTGTCTTTCATCTTTCTCGTCCATCTTGGGCTCTGGAGCAGGGGCGTCCAAACCCAGTCCCGGAGGGTGGCAAGCAGCTTCTGTGTCCTACCAGGTGGACAAGACTCtcacctggtaggacagaaaacccggccggATTGCcgccctccaggactgggtttggacgcCCCAGATCTTGAATCAGTTTTCTCGTTGTGTGAACTGACCTTCTGACCCAGAAAGAGGCTCTTGGTGGAGAGCACGGTGAAGCTGTCGCCGGGAGATCCCTCCGTCGTGCTGTCTGCGGACGCGGCTTTGCTCACCTCGCCCTGCTTCTGTGGAGACCACGGAACGCGCATCAACCCACCCGTCCCACAAACACAATCGTGGACAGGAGGCAGTACCTTCGCCTTCCCTCCCGTCTTTTTGGCGCTCATCTTCTTGGCCGCCGTCTTCTTGACAGGTTTGGGTTTCTTCTCGGGGGCAGGTGAGAGAGGGGTTTCCAGTTTACCCTTGGCTCCTCTCTTCTTGGCCAGCAGCTCCGGGTGGATGTTGGGCAGGACTCCGCCAGCCGCGATGGTCACACCTTTCAGCAACTGAAGACACACAAATTTACACCCGGAGTTCAGAGTAGAGAGACGGAAGAGAGGCGAGAGGACTTCAGACGCCGCTGTTGCGCAACACGTTGCTTTTAACATGAGATTATTTCCAGTTTAAACGCACGGAACCAGTCAACGACGGTGCTGACCTGGTTCAACTCCTCATCGTTGGCGATGGCCAGAAGGATGTGTCGTGGTGTGACGCGACCTTTCTTGTTGTCTCTGGCAGCATTACCCGCCAACTCCAGGATCTCGGCTGCAACAAACAAAGCGCGCACACGTGTCATTCACTATTTCTGACAGCGTCGTGGGGGCGACCTTCCCACCAGGGCCATCTGCCTCTTCGGTTTAGgtaaacacaaacattaaataTCAGATTCTCACCAGTAAGATATTCAAGGACAGCAGCCAGGTAGACAGGCGCCCCCACGCCGATGCGGTATTTCGGCAGCCCCCGCTTGATGTAGCGCAACATGCGTCCCACGGGGAAGATGACCCCGGCCTTGGTGGACCGGGACGTCTTCGTGgtcttcttctttcctcctcgGCTCGACATGGTGCTGAGATTTCAACAGTGTCAGGCTCTGCGGCAGGTTAACAAAAGGGATCCATTAATACATTTAACATGGAGTGTGCAAATGCCCGGGAACAAATTGATTCTCCAACATCGGAAAGCTCTAGATGTGCCCATAACCTTGGAATGTCTGTATCCACAGGATTGATCAGGTTAAAAGGAGCAAGTGTATCAATCATTCAgtcctttttcccctctccaaGAATTTTACAGTTAACAATTAACAGTGTAAACACGCACTAAATGGTACATTATTGGTACAGATTAAGTAAATCTTAATTTACAGCAGAAAAGCATCAAAACAACAGGCAGATTGCAGCTTCATCGCTGCTGCATAtggtcctttgatttatagcaCTTGCTATTAGCATCCTCAATATGGGAAATACTTCAACTTAAATATACTAAAATGTGTAAGATCTCCAACCTTTGACACTTATTCAAATAAACCCCCTAAACTCTGTTAAAACGCGCATGTCGCCTAAAACTATTACATATGACGTCTTGTTTTAATTGTAGCAGACGCCGTCACCAATTAGCTGCCCGTCATTGAATCAATTAGCCCCAGTGAAGCGCAGAGAGCGGCTGAGTTACAGAAACACGGGCGATTCGACGCGATAAATCAagtcacaacaaacacaaaggcGACCTGAGGCGACCGCAGGGCTTCGGGCAGCTTTCGGGAGGGGGGATAAAACATCTGCAACATTCGCCCGGTCCGCTCAGGTGTGGGTAGGTGGGTTTAATCCGCCACACCGGGCATTTGTTTCCGAGGGCCGCTCACAACGACCATTTCCGCATGCCAACAAGCGCCCCGGAGCTCCCACCGGGGATTTGAATGAAAATACATAGAGGATGACTGAGCGAACGGCAACAAATGCGCTGCTAGGCGACCTGCGGCTCTTTTCCTGATCAAGTCAACGGGCTTTTAGGTGTAAACAAGCCGGACAGAGCGGCGGTGGCTGCCCGCTCCCGCTCCCgcttccctccccttccccgCCCGCCTGTCATCTTCGGCGGCAGCACGGTCTCCGCTCTCGGCCTCTCCGCCGGAAAGCGAGAAATGGCAACGGCTCGGTTCGGTTCGGCCGAGGCGGAGCGGCACGACGCTCGGGAGGCGACCGCGCCTGAGCGGAGGCGACGGCGAGGCGGACGCGGGCGGGTTACCTTCGAAACAGGCCACGGCGAAAGATGTCTCCGGTATCGAGCCTGGGCAGAAGCGTCGACTCCCACAATCCACAGCGAGCGGAGCTATCGCAGCGAGCCAGCGCTGCCCGTGGAGccaagcagctgctggagcaccgAGCTAAGCGGCTGCACGTCAGTCTGCTGACCAGATGATCTTTAACCCTTTACTCTGGAGCTCCGGGCGACTAAACACCGACAGTCGCTGACGCCTGCAGGGTGAGATCGATTTAGTCACATTTTGGCCCCACACGAACTTGGGCCTGTGTCACTTTTGGGCCTCTGACCCTTGACCTGGGTGGTGAGAGTGTGTACAAATAAGTCAAAAGTAACAAGCACGTATGCATATGAAATGATTCCCACCCCTTATTACACTTCACAATAATAAAACCTGTCCTAAACTGAGTCACATGGTTTCTTAATTAAGATGTAGCCTTGTAAGTGCTTTTTGTGCACGTCCTTGTGCGTCGTTGGGAGAAGAAAATGGCCTCATTCAGAAGTGTTTTGCAAGAGAGGCTTCATAGCCAGAACCTCTGTTTTCGATTCAACCATTAAGCAGAGAGCAAAGATTAAGGCGGTCATTCGATTGTGTTGTTCTCAGAAAGCAGTCAATAGTTGCAGCTGCTGTAATTCCCTGAGCTGTGTTGAAGTTGGAGGAAATTTAACCCGGATGATCAATGAAATCAATTTGTCCTGTCAGGTCCCATCagctaaaaatacacaaattaGGCCAGACAAATGGGGTTAGAGGTTTAGTAGAAATTATATGAGTTTGGGTTGCTTTTAGTAATCTGACACTATTAAGAAAGTGAAAAGGTTCagtttattggggggggggggggtattaagATTACTCCACAATGAAACTCAATCCATATAATACAAATATTAAAGTAGCACAGTTACAGTAAATGTAGGTTAACCAGAGTAAAATACGTATGAATTTGATTATATGATTCTGTGCTGTCAACTCACAGCAAAAGCGTTCTCCACAAAGCTGTTACAATACTGATAGCTCGGCGCTAGATGGCAGCAGTGAGTCGTCACTTAAGGACGTCATTTAAAGCACAATTACAATTAAACTGTGGATTTCACATCATTTTTTACTGAAAAGTAAAACCACCACAATTTAAATCAATTCATCACAATTAAAGGTGTTTAGATTCTGCCGATTAGTTCCCCCGTCAACCACGTAAGTGGTCCTGTTTGTTGATGAGGCCAACTTGTGTTGGAAGTGGAACCCGTGTTAATATTACATAATGTTTATGGTGGTCCGACCAACCTGGATGATAGTGAAGGCACACGTTGCGGTTCCCTGGGTCAAAGACTGCTGATTAAGCAAAAAAGGTGCCTTTTGTGTGTGGTCATTCTCATAACGCTCCCTTTTTACAATTTAGGGATTCCTTAATTGACCATTTTAAAAATCGAAAATTGTGTGACAAACCTCACTGCAAATAATGTCATCAAACACgtgtataatttttttttaaaaaaagtaaaaaataaatattaaatacagtAGTGTTAGGAATAAGAGCATtttcataataaaaaaaatgctgtttgaaGCTGGTTGGCGGACAAATtcttgattattattattttttaaagaattagACTGAAAAATAAACTTAGTAGTTAAAATACTTTAATCGGATTGACTATcctgctctgttgctgttgaACAACTGACGTAGCAGCCACTGTATAATCGATGTATTGCGGAGATTGATTTAATTAGCAGTAAAATATTAATGAATGTCAGCATTCACAAGTAAGAAAAAACAGCCTTTGGATGGCCTATGTGCAGAATTTTTGAACCTTCACCCAAATCTTGCGGAGTTTCTTATAGAACATTTGTAGCTACTTCCGTATACAACTGAAGTCAGCTGACcaggaaccagccaatcagaggcgagCGACGAATGTAAATAAACCTGATGTTGGATCAAGATCAATGCGAGCGGCGGTAGAAGAGATTGTCAAATAACGCAGACATGACGATGGAGACAAGTGTCAACGGTGAGATTCGATCCATTATTGATACACGCAGGAAGTCGCTTTGCGTTTGTATTAACTGTTGTGACGATCCAGACACGAAGAAGCGGAGCACTGAATAACAGCTAAAGGTTACGCGTGGTTTTCTGTCGGCAGTGGGAAATTTACATCATTTACATCATTTACATCATTTACATCATTTACATGTTAAAGGCTCTTAGCAGCGTCTGCAGCATTGCTCGGCATAAATGTGACTGTTTTTAAAGAGATTGCTAAAACTAAAGGATATTTTTGAGAATTTGCGACGTTACGTAATGCAAAACTAAACATAGGATTTGTTTTATTCTAAATAATGTTTGCACGTATACTGCAGGGCTACGTGTAACTCTTCGCAGAAAGTTGCGGTGTAGTATTACTTGCAGTAAATCTTATTTACTATTGTGTTGACAGGCAAAAGCAGGGATCCGTCAGGAGGCAGAGGCGAACAGGTGAGAACACACCTTTACAGTTGAGCACATCCGCTAAAAACACTGTCAAATCTGATTACGGTTAATGTTACAGTCCAGTTTATCCAGACGCACCTAGGTTTTACAAATTTTTAAAAGACTTATTACCTAAAGCATAAAGAATGCTCTACTAACTTTTGTTTTGACGCCTGCCTATATCCTCCAGAACGACCTCTTTCTAACCAGTAAAGTTTACACCCACCTGGTTTTGCCTCATGAGTATTATTTCAACACTATTGTTTTGGGACACGTTTAACCGGATgagatgctctt
This window harbors:
- the macroh2a1 gene encoding core histone macro-H2A.1 isoform X3; protein product: MSSRGGKKKTTKTSRSTKAGVIFPVGRMLRYIKRGLPKYRIGVGAPVYLAAVLEYLTAEILELAGNAARDNKKGRVTPRHILLAIANDEELNQLLKGVTIAAGGVLPNIHPELLAKKRGAKGKLETPLSPAPEKKPKPVKKTAAKKMSAKKTGGKAKKQGEVSKAASADSTTEGSPGDSFTVLSTKSLFLGQKLQVVQADISIVESDAVVHPTSSSFYTGSALEKKGGKEFTDALQELKKKNGPLEVAGAVLTAGFGLPAKYVIHCNSPGWGSDKCEELLDKTVKNCLALADEKKLKSVAFPSIGSGRNGFPKQTAAQLILKAISSYFVATMSSTIKTVYFVLFDSESIGIYVQEMAKLETS
- the macroh2a1 gene encoding core histone macro-H2A.1 isoform X5, whose protein sequence is MSSRGGKKKTTKTSRSTKAGVIFPVGRMLRYIKRGLPKYRIGVGAPVYLAAVLEYLTAEILELAGNAARDNKKGRVTPRHILLAIANDEELNQLLKGVTIAAGGVLPNIHPELLAKKRGAKGKLETPLSPAPEKKPKPVKKTAAKKMSAKKTGGKAKKQGEVSKAASADSTTEGSPGDSFTVLSTKSLFLGQKAALWKRKEGRSSLTRCRS
- the macroh2a1 gene encoding core histone macro-H2A.1 isoform X6, whose protein sequence is MSSRGGKKKTTKTSRSTKAGVIFPVGRMLRYIKRGLPKYRIGVGAPVYLAAVLEYLTAEILELAGNAARDNKKGRVTPRHILLAIANDEELNQLLKGVTIAAGGVLPNIHPELLAKKRGAKGKLETPLSPAPEKKPKPVKKTAAKKMSAKKTGGKAKKQGEVSKAASADSTTEGSPGDSFTVLSTKSLFLGQKNVLTLWMSDETNRM
- the macroh2a1 gene encoding core histone macro-H2A.1 isoform X1; the encoded protein is MSSRGGKKKTTKTSRSTKAGVIFPVGRMLRYIKRGLPKYRIGVGAPVYLAAVLEYLTAEILELAGNAARDNKKGRVTPRHILLAIANDEELNQLLKGVTIAAGGVLPNIHPELLAKKRGAKGKLETPLSPAPEKKPKPVKKTAAKKMSAKKTGGKAKKQGEVSKAASADSTTEGSPGDSFTVLSTKSLFLGQKLNLIHSEVSNLAGFDVEGVINPTTAELELKDDLGSALEKKGGKEFTDALQELKKKNGPLEVAGAVLTAGFGLPAKYVIHCNSPGWGSDKCEELLDKTVKNCLALADEKKLKSVAFPSIGSGRNGFPKQTAAQLILKAISSYFVATMSSTIKTVYFVLFDSESIGIYVQEMAKLETS
- the macroh2a1 gene encoding core histone macro-H2A.1 isoform X2, which produces MSSRGGKKKTTKTSRSTKAGVIFPVGRMLRYIKRGLPKYRIGVGAPVYLAAVLEYLTAEILELAGNAARDNKKGRVTPRHILLAIANDEELNQLLKGVTIAAGGVLPNIHPELLAKKRGAKGKLETPLSPAPEKKPKPVKKTAAKKMSAKKTGGKAKKQGEVSKAASADSTTEGSPGDSFTVLSTKSLFLGQKLQVVQADISIVESDAVVHPTSSSFYTGGEVGSALEKKGGKEFTDALQELKKKNGPLEVAGAVLTAGFGLPAKYVIHCNSPGWGSDKCEELLDKTVKNCLALADEKKLKSVAFPSIGSGRNGFPKQTAAQLILKAISSYFVATMSSTIKTVYFVLFDSESIGIYVQEMAKLETS
- the macroh2a1 gene encoding core histone macro-H2A.1 isoform X4, giving the protein MSSRGGKKKTTKTSRSTKAGVIFPVGRMLRYIKRGLPKYRIGVGAPVYLAAVLEYLTAEILELAGNAARDNKKGRVTPRHILLAIANDEELNQLLKGVTIAAGGVLPNIHPELLAKKRGAKGKLETPLSPAPEKKPKPVKKTAAKKMSAKKTGGKAKKQGEVSKAASADSTTEGSPGDSFTVLSTKSLFLGQKLQVVQADISIVESDAVVHPTSSSFYTGGEAALWKRKEGRSSLTRCRS